In Sulfitobacter sp. OXR-159, one DNA window encodes the following:
- a CDS encoding indolepyruvate ferredoxin oxidoreductase family protein, protein MTTQKISLNDRFDLEKSPVLLNGTQALVRLMMMQSVRDRAAGLNTAGYVTGYRGSPLGGVDLQMQRSEKKLAEHNVRFEPGLNEDLAATMLWGSQQAELRGEGKYDGVYGLWYGKGPGVDRTGDVMRHANMAGTSPHGGVLMAMGDDHTGESSTVLHQSEWAMVDAYMPVVSPAGVQEILDYGIYGWALSRFSGLWVGLKTMKDTVEATSVVNGDPNRMKLITPEFDMPDGGLSIRLGDTPHLQEARMIDYKRFAAEAFSHANKMDKRVWGKRGAKIGFAAAGKNWLDLVHALSLLNIDESEAERLGITTYKIGQTFPLDMQGFHEWADGLDLVVVVEEKRKLIEVQIKEALFNDTHRRVYGWHKGGAGMEHGEELFPTRGALDPILIAEKIGGILLEEGRETDGIRAGLEALNEARRSDNAEDIAARLPYYCAGCPHNSSTKVPEGSRAYAGIGCHYMVQWMDRETTGFTHMGGEGANWIGEAPFSNTEHVFQNLGDGTYNHSGVLAIRAAIAAGTNITYKILYNDAVAMTGGQHNEGDLDAYRIVEELKAMGVKNLAVVYDQKEDVDLSRFKGVEIHERAEMPNVQKAYRKHKGVSAIVYIQTCAAEKRRRRKRGLFPDPDKRVFINEDVCEGCGDCGVQSNCVAVVPNETELGRKRAIDQSQCNKDFSCIDGFCPSFVTLEGAKIRKDPTTELTIPDLPMPDLPKIDGTHNVVITGVGGTGVVTIGALLAQAAQLDGKGAGMMEMAGLAQKGGAVHIHCRLAERPEDISAIRVATGEAHALIGGDLVVSAGHKTLGLTRAGRTGAVVNSHQIITGDFTRDTEFQMPYDRLSLALEARLKDDVAMFDASDLAKASLGDSIFSNMMIFGAAWQRGLLPLSFDSLMQAIEMNGAAVERNKRAFEIGRWAVLYPEDAKAVSQPDNVVELPKSLGEKIAFRENHLTEYQGKGLAKRYTKMLDGIEDRAVKAAVAMGYHKLLSYKDEYEVARLLITSRDKARAQFDGDFNMTFHMAPPLLSKMGPNGRPQKREFGQWLEGPLRVMAKFKGLRGTPFDPFGYTAERKMERALIKQYEADMAEVLPKLTDQTRDAIVALAELPLQIRGFGPVKQANEAKAEKRREELLAVIRAGGTSTAKAAE, encoded by the coding sequence ATGACAACGCAAAAGATTTCACTGAACGATCGTTTCGACCTTGAGAAAAGCCCGGTGCTGCTGAACGGCACGCAGGCGCTGGTTCGGCTGATGATGATGCAGTCCGTCCGCGACCGCGCGGCGGGGCTGAACACCGCAGGCTATGTGACCGGCTACCGGGGCAGTCCGCTGGGCGGGGTCGACCTGCAAATGCAGCGTTCAGAGAAGAAACTCGCCGAGCATAACGTGCGCTTTGAGCCGGGGCTGAACGAAGACCTCGCGGCGACGATGCTTTGGGGCAGCCAGCAGGCAGAACTCCGCGGTGAAGGGAAGTACGATGGCGTCTATGGCCTGTGGTACGGCAAAGGCCCGGGGGTGGACCGCACCGGGGATGTGATGCGCCATGCGAATATGGCGGGCACTTCGCCTCATGGTGGTGTGTTGATGGCCATGGGGGACGACCATACCGGCGAATCCTCCACCGTGTTGCACCAGTCGGAATGGGCGATGGTGGATGCCTATATGCCGGTGGTCTCGCCCGCCGGTGTGCAGGAAATCCTTGACTACGGCATCTACGGCTGGGCGCTCAGCCGGTTCTCGGGCCTTTGGGTCGGCCTGAAGACGATGAAGGACACCGTGGAGGCCACTAGTGTGGTGAACGGTGATCCGAACCGGATGAAGCTGATTACGCCGGAGTTCGACATGCCTGATGGCGGTCTGAGCATCCGTCTGGGCGATACGCCGCATCTGCAAGAAGCGCGGATGATCGACTACAAACGCTTCGCCGCCGAGGCGTTCTCTCATGCCAACAAGATGGACAAGCGCGTCTGGGGCAAGCGCGGGGCCAAGATCGGCTTTGCCGCTGCGGGCAAGAACTGGCTCGATCTGGTTCACGCGCTGAGCTTGCTGAACATTGATGAGAGCGAAGCCGAGCGGCTTGGCATCACCACTTATAAGATCGGTCAGACCTTCCCGCTTGACATGCAGGGGTTCCACGAATGGGCCGACGGGCTTGATCTGGTGGTCGTGGTCGAAGAAAAGCGCAAGCTGATCGAAGTGCAGATCAAGGAAGCGCTGTTCAATGATACCCACCGCCGCGTCTATGGGTGGCACAAAGGTGGCGCGGGCATGGAGCATGGCGAAGAGTTGTTCCCGACCCGTGGCGCGCTCGACCCTATTCTGATCGCCGAAAAGATCGGCGGCATTCTGTTGGAAGAGGGCCGCGAGACCGATGGGATCCGCGCGGGGCTTGAGGCGCTGAACGAGGCACGCCGGTCGGACAATGCCGAAGATATCGCCGCGCGACTGCCGTATTACTGCGCGGGCTGCCCGCATAACTCCTCGACCAAAGTGCCAGAGGGCTCCCGCGCCTATGCGGGGATCGGCTGTCACTATATGGTGCAATGGATGGACCGTGAGACCACGGGCTTCACCCATATGGGCGGCGAGGGTGCGAACTGGATCGGCGAGGCGCCGTTCTCTAATACAGAGCATGTGTTCCAGAACCTTGGCGACGGCACCTACAACCACTCCGGCGTGCTGGCCATTCGGGCCGCCATCGCGGCGGGGACAAACATCACCTACAAGATCCTCTATAACGATGCGGTTGCGATGACCGGCGGTCAGCACAACGAGGGCGACCTTGACGCCTACCGCATCGTCGAAGAGTTGAAGGCGATGGGCGTGAAGAACCTCGCCGTGGTCTATGACCAGAAGGAAGACGTGGACCTGTCGCGCTTCAAGGGTGTCGAAATCCACGAGCGCGCCGAGATGCCGAATGTGCAAAAGGCCTACCGCAAGCACAAGGGCGTCAGCGCCATCGTCTATATCCAGACCTGCGCCGCCGAGAAGCGCCGCCGCCGCAAGCGCGGGCTGTTCCCGGATCCCGACAAGCGCGTTTTCATCAACGAGGACGTTTGCGAGGGCTGCGGCGATTGCGGTGTGCAGTCGAACTGCGTGGCCGTGGTGCCGAACGAGACCGAGCTGGGCCGCAAACGCGCCATTGACCAGTCGCAGTGCAACAAAGACTTCTCTTGTATTGACGGGTTCTGCCCCTCCTTCGTGACGCTGGAAGGCGCCAAGATCCGCAAGGATCCGACCACCGAACTGACCATCCCCGACCTGCCGATGCCGGACCTGCCCAAGATCGACGGCACCCATAACGTCGTCATCACCGGTGTCGGCGGCACCGGGGTCGTGACCATCGGCGCGCTGCTGGCGCAGGCGGCACAGCTTGATGGTAAGGGGGCTGGCATGATGGAGATGGCGGGCCTTGCCCAAAAAGGCGGTGCGGTGCATATCCACTGCCGTCTGGCCGAACGTCCCGAAGACATCAGCGCAATCCGTGTGGCCACCGGCGAGGCGCATGCGCTGATCGGCGGCGATCTGGTGGTTTCCGCCGGCCATAAGACACTGGGTCTGACCCGCGCCGGGCGCACCGGTGCGGTGGTGAACTCGCACCAGATCATCACCGGCGATTTCACCCGCGATACCGAGTTTCAGATGCCCTATGACCGGCTGAGCCTCGCGCTCGAAGCGCGTTTGAAGGATGATGTCGCGATGTTTGATGCCTCGGATCTGGCCAAGGCGAGTTTGGGCGACTCGATCTTTTCCAACATGATGATCTTCGGCGCCGCATGGCAGCGCGGCCTTCTGCCCCTCTCGTTCGACAGCTTGATGCAAGCGATCGAGATGAACGGCGCGGCGGTAGAGCGCAATAAGCGCGCGTTTGAGATTGGCCGCTGGGCCGTGCTCTATCCCGAAGACGCCAAAGCGGTAAGCCAGCCTGATAACGTGGTGGAATTGCCCAAATCGCTGGGGGAGAAGATCGCCTTCCGTGAGAACCACCTGACCGAGTATCAGGGTAAGGGACTGGCCAAGCGCTACACGAAGATGCTCGACGGTATTGAGGACCGTGCCGTCAAGGCGGCGGTGGCGATGGGCTATCATAAGCTCCTGAGCTACAAGGACGAATACGAGGTCGCCCGCCTGTTGATCACCAGTCGTGACAAGGCGCGGGCGCAGTTCGACGGCGATTTCAACATGACCTTCCACATGGCGCCGCCGCTCTTGTCCAAGATGGGGCCCAACGGTCGGCCACAGAAGCGGGAATTTGGCCAATGGCTCGAAGGGCCGCTGCGGGTCATGGCGAAGTTCAAGGGGCTGCGCGGCACGCCTTTCGATCCCTTCGGCTATACCGCCGAGCGCAAGATGGAGCGCGCGTTGATCAAACAGTATGAGGCCGACATGGCCGAAGTACTGCCCAAACTGACCGATCAGACCCGCGACGCCATCGTGGCGCTGGCCGAACTGCCGTTGCAAATTCGCGGTTTCGGTCCGGTGAAACAGGCCAATGAAGCCAAGGCCGAGAAGCGCCGCGAGGAACTGCTGGCGGTGATCCGCGCGGGCGGCACCTCCACGGCCAAGGCAGCGGAGTAA
- a CDS encoding holin-associated N-acetylmuramidase has translation MQTVREIANAIVAREGGFVNDPDDPGGATKFGVTIHTMRRLGLDLTGDGAVDAADVRRLSRAQAVDIFVRHYFNAPRIAELPAPLQPSVFDMYVNAGSNAVKILQSLLREMGQEIAVDGAIGPQTIRAAHAAWQAATDHLVDAYGIARRNYYFRLADRRPASRKYARSRAGGKGGWVRRAEEFIAPQYHMSDADFARRVAQWD, from the coding sequence ATGCAGACCGTTCGAGAGATCGCCAACGCCATCGTCGCCCGGGAGGGCGGCTTTGTGAATGATCCCGATGACCCCGGCGGGGCGACGAAATTCGGGGTGACGATCCATACCATGCGCCGATTGGGGCTGGATCTGACGGGGGATGGCGCGGTCGATGCGGCCGATGTGCGCCGCCTTAGCCGCGCGCAGGCGGTGGATATCTTTGTCAGACATTACTTCAACGCCCCGCGCATCGCGGAATTGCCCGCGCCGTTGCAGCCGAGCGTTTTTGACATGTATGTTAATGCGGGCAGCAATGCGGTGAAGATCCTGCAAAGCTTGCTGCGCGAGATGGGGCAAGAGATCGCGGTTGATGGTGCCATCGGGCCGCAAACCATCCGCGCCGCCCATGCCGCGTGGCAGGCCGCCACTGATCATCTGGTCGACGCCTACGGTATCGCGCGGCGCAACTACTACTTCCGCCTTGCGGACCGCCGCCCCGCCAGCCGCAAATACGCGCGCAGCCGGGCAGGCGGTAAGGGCGGCTGGGTCCGGCGCGCCGAAGAGTTCATCGCACCGCAATATCACATGAGCGACGCAGATTTCGCACGGAGGGTGGCACAATGGGACTGA
- a CDS encoding LysR family transcriptional regulator, protein MDWDKLRIFHAVADAGSLTHAGDKLNLSQSAVSRQIRGLEEQLNTNLFHRHARGLILTEQGELLFDATSAMAKRLDAAAARIRDSEEEVFGELRVTTTTGFGTLWLAPRLPKLYEQYPDLKVDLMLEERVLDLPMREADVAIRMKEPSQADLVRKRLMTVRMGLYASPEYLEKHGTPERMEDMTDHRLICQNTDSDQVGAGLQLVKELMMYDLRSLLTVNNYFGVLQGVVHHLGLGVLPNYLIQDFPHIVQVMPDIESAEVPVYLAYPEELRQSKRVAAFKDFMQEEIITYRKQWRERVEGDN, encoded by the coding sequence ATGGATTGGGACAAACTCAGAATTTTTCACGCCGTGGCCGATGCCGGGTCGCTGACCCATGCAGGCGACAAGCTTAACCTGTCGCAATCTGCCGTCAGTCGGCAGATTCGCGGGCTTGAGGAACAGCTTAATACCAACCTCTTCCACCGCCACGCGCGCGGACTGATCCTGACCGAACAGGGCGAGCTTTTGTTCGACGCCACCTCGGCCATGGCCAAGCGACTTGACGCCGCCGCCGCGCGCATTCGCGACAGTGAGGAAGAAGTCTTTGGCGAATTGCGCGTGACCACCACCACCGGTTTCGGCACCCTCTGGCTCGCCCCGCGCTTGCCGAAACTTTATGAGCAATACCCAGACCTTAAGGTCGACTTGATGCTTGAAGAGCGCGTGCTCGACCTGCCGATGCGCGAGGCCGACGTAGCGATCCGCATGAAAGAACCAAGTCAGGCCGATCTGGTCCGCAAACGGCTGATGACCGTGCGGATGGGGCTCTACGCCAGCCCCGAATATCTGGAAAAACACGGCACGCCAGAGCGGATGGAAGACATGACCGACCACCGGTTGATCTGTCAGAACACCGACAGCGATCAAGTCGGTGCCGGGCTGCAACTAGTCAAAGAGCTGATGATGTATGACCTGCGTTCGCTCTTGACGGTGAACAACTACTTCGGCGTGTTGCAAGGCGTGGTGCATCACCTTGGCCTTGGCGTGCTCCCCAACTACCTGATCCAAGACTTCCCGCATATCGTGCAGGTGATGCCCGATATCGAATCCGCCGAAGTGCCGGTCTACCTCGCCTATCCCGAAGAGCTTCGCCAATCCAAGCGCGTCGCCGCCTTCAAGGATTTTATGCAGGAAGAGATCATAACCTACCGCAAACAATGGCGCGAACGGGTCGAAGGCGACAACTGA
- the ccmE gene encoding cytochrome c maturation protein CcmE: MKSLKKQRRIQIIAVAAVALVLSTALIGYALRDGINYFRAPSQVIAEPPGPAEVFRIGGLVEEGSLKRGQGEQIRFAVTDGGASVPVVFTGVLPDLFEENQGMVGTGRYIDGTFEASEILAKHDETYMPKEVTDALKEQGVYREPEG; encoded by the coding sequence ATGAAGAGCCTCAAGAAACAGCGCCGGATCCAGATCATCGCGGTGGCAGCGGTGGCCTTGGTGCTGTCCACCGCCTTGATCGGCTATGCCCTGCGCGACGGGATCAACTATTTTCGCGCGCCGAGCCAAGTGATTGCCGAGCCGCCCGGCCCGGCAGAGGTGTTCCGCATTGGCGGGCTGGTCGAGGAAGGGTCACTGAAGCGTGGACAGGGCGAACAGATTCGCTTTGCCGTGACCGATGGCGGGGCCTCGGTGCCGGTGGTCTTTACCGGGGTGCTGCCTGATCTGTTTGAAGAGAACCAAGGCATGGTCGGCACCGGGCGTTATATCGATGGGACTTTCGAAGCCTCTGAAATCCTTGCCAAACATGACGAGACTTACATGCCCAAGGAAGTGACGGACGCGCTGAAAGAGCAGGGCGTCTACCGCGAGCCCGAAGGGTGA
- a CDS encoding glutamate racemase, which translates to MAVGIFDSGLGGLTVWNKVQERLPEVDFVYLADSAHAPYGVRNADDIYALTCAAVQRLFDAGCDLVILACNTASAAALRRMQEGWIPRDKRVLGVFVPLIEAMTERQWGDNSPPREVAVNHVALFATPATVASRAFQRELSFRAIGVDVEAQACGGVVDAIEEGDMILAEALVRSHVDALKRKMPNPDAAILGCTHYPLMQEAFQAALGGQVKVFSQAELVADSLADYLERHPNMMGSGEAAFLTTGDPARVSDRATQFLRRQITFTAA; encoded by the coding sequence ATGGCAGTTGGTATTTTCGATTCGGGGCTGGGCGGGCTGACCGTCTGGAACAAGGTGCAAGAACGGCTGCCGGAGGTGGATTTTGTCTATCTCGCTGACAGCGCCCATGCGCCCTACGGCGTGCGCAATGCCGATGATATCTATGCGCTGACCTGTGCCGCCGTGCAGCGGCTGTTTGATGCGGGCTGCGATCTGGTGATTCTTGCTTGTAACACTGCCTCGGCCGCTGCGCTGCGCCGGATGCAAGAGGGTTGGATTCCCCGCGACAAACGGGTGCTGGGCGTCTTTGTGCCGCTGATCGAAGCGATGACCGAACGCCAATGGGGCGACAACTCCCCGCCGCGCGAAGTAGCGGTGAACCATGTGGCGCTTTTCGCCACACCCGCGACGGTGGCAAGCCGTGCCTTTCAGCGTGAACTGTCCTTCCGCGCCATCGGGGTGGATGTCGAAGCTCAAGCCTGCGGCGGGGTGGTCGATGCCATCGAAGAGGGCGATATGATCCTCGCCGAAGCGCTGGTGCGCAGCCACGTCGATGCGTTGAAACGCAAGATGCCCAACCCCGACGCCGCGATCTTGGGCTGTACCCATTACCCGCTGATGCAGGAGGCGTTTCAGGCGGCCTTGGGCGGGCAGGTCAAAGTGTTTAGCCAAGCCGAGTTGGTGGCGGATTCATTGGCGGATTATCTTGAGCGGCACCCCAATATGATGGGCAGTGGCGAGGCGGCGTTTCTCACCACCGGCGATCCCGCCCGGGTGAGCGACCGTGCGACGCAGTTCCTGCGACGACAGATCACATTCACCGCCGCCTGA
- a CDS encoding holin family protein: MGLIERIFTTVFGGERNVIRDTVEVFRENAEAGAQRAHAVQGQAIAQYGAEFAQARQGGFDRFMDGINRLPRPMLALGTLGLFVTAMVNPLWFAERMQGIALVPEPLWWLLGVIVSFYFGARQQMKSQEFQRAIVGTIARVPQVVENIETLRALRADSPHVADTGADSRLALAVVSPSDNAALDAWRRSRA; encoded by the coding sequence ATGGGACTGATCGAACGTATCTTTACGACGGTTTTCGGCGGCGAGCGCAATGTCATCCGCGACACGGTCGAAGTGTTTCGCGAGAATGCCGAGGCCGGGGCGCAGCGTGCCCATGCGGTGCAGGGCCAAGCGATAGCGCAATATGGGGCGGAGTTCGCTCAAGCTCGGCAGGGCGGCTTTGACCGCTTCATGGATGGGATCAACCGTTTGCCCCGCCCGATGCTTGCGCTCGGCACCTTGGGGCTGTTCGTTACGGCAATGGTTAACCCTTTGTGGTTTGCCGAACGGATGCAGGGCATCGCGCTGGTGCCAGAGCCGCTTTGGTGGCTGTTGGGCGTGATCGTGTCCTTCTACTTCGGGGCGCGGCAGCAGATGAAATCGCAGGAGTTTCAGCGCGCCATCGTGGGCACCATCGCGCGGGTGCCGCAGGTGGTGGAGAATATCGAGACCCTGCGCGCGTTGCGCGCAGATAGCCCCCATGTGGCCGACACGGGTGCCGACAGTCGCTTGGCGCTCGCTGTGGTCTCACCGTCGGACAACGCGGCCCTAGACGCATGGCGCCGCAGCCGCGCCTGA
- a CDS encoding lysophospholipid acyltransferase family protein → MTYARDISYAHSARTRGGRALIRLMENTTGRVSLLKRAEGYEDDLAAGLGFFDAMVRRCGLTLDVMRGSLADIPKRGPVILIANHPYGILDGLMLGHILSETRGDFRIMANAVFSQAPDLAHHLLPISFAEDRAALALNLATRRTALDYLDQGGAIGIFPGGTVSTAARPFSQAMDPGWRSFTARMIAKSNATVVPIYFDGHTSRLFQIASHLHANLRMGLLIKEFRARVDSPVRVAIGDPIPRTMLDPLAGDAKAMMDFLRKATYELSPKPGQYQGLGYEFEERHRADR, encoded by the coding sequence GTGACCTACGCCCGTGACATAAGCTATGCCCATTCCGCCCGAACTCGGGGCGGGAGGGCGCTCATCCGATTGATGGAAAACACCACCGGGCGGGTGTCCTTGTTAAAACGGGCGGAGGGCTACGAAGACGATCTGGCCGCGGGGCTGGGGTTCTTTGATGCCATGGTGCGGCGCTGTGGTTTGACATTGGATGTGATGCGCGGGTCCTTGGCCGATATTCCAAAGCGCGGCCCTGTCATCCTAATCGCCAATCATCCCTACGGCATTCTGGACGGGCTGATGCTGGGCCATATCCTCAGCGAGACGCGCGGTGACTTTCGGATCATGGCCAATGCGGTGTTCAGCCAAGCGCCGGATCTGGCGCATCATCTTTTGCCGATCAGCTTTGCCGAAGACCGCGCCGCGCTGGCGCTGAACCTCGCCACGCGCCGGACCGCGTTGGATTATCTAGACCAAGGCGGTGCGATTGGCATCTTCCCGGGGGGCACGGTCAGCACCGCCGCGCGCCCCTTTTCGCAAGCGATGGACCCCGGATGGCGCAGTTTCACCGCGCGCATGATCGCCAAGTCTAACGCCACGGTGGTGCCGATCTATTTCGACGGCCACACCAGCCGGTTGTTCCAAATAGCCAGCCACCTGCATGCCAATCTGCGAATGGGGCTGCTGATCAAAGAGTTCCGCGCCCGTGTCGATAGCCCCGTGCGCGTGGCCATCGGCGACCCGATTCCGCGCACCATGCTTGACCCGCTGGCGGGGGACGCAAAAGCGATGATGGATTTCCTGCGCAAAGCCACTTATGAGTTGTCACCAAAGCCGGGCCAGTATCAGGGTCTTGGCTATGAGTTTGAGGAACGGCATAGAGCCGACAGGTGA
- the argC gene encoding N-acetyl-gamma-glutamyl-phosphate reductase, with protein MTQNIAILGASGYTGAELIRLIAGHSSMKITALGANSKAGQSMAEVFPHLRHLDLPTLVTIEEIDFSQIDLCFCALPHKTSQEVIAALPKDLKIVDLSADFRLRDPEDYAKWYGNKHAAVDVQKEAVYGLTEFYRAEIAAARLVAGTGCNAATGQFALRPLIAAGVIDLDDIILDLKCAVSGAGRSLKENLLHAELSEGYHAYALGSTHRHLGEFDQEFSAIAGRSVQVQFTPHLVPANRGILATCYVKGDAQAIYETLQNAYADEPFIEVLPFGEAPSTRHVRGSNFCHIGVVADRQTGRATVVAALDNLTKGSSGQALQNANLMLGLPETEGLMMAPLFP; from the coding sequence ATGACCCAGAACATCGCCATTCTTGGCGCCTCCGGCTATACCGGGGCAGAACTCATCCGGCTGATCGCTGGCCATTCTTCGATGAAAATCACCGCTTTGGGGGCGAACTCCAAGGCGGGGCAGTCGATGGCCGAGGTGTTTCCGCATCTGCGCCATCTTGATCTGCCCACATTGGTCACGATTGAAGAAATCGACTTTTCGCAGATTGATCTGTGCTTTTGCGCGTTGCCGCATAAGACCAGCCAAGAGGTGATCGCGGCGCTGCCCAAAGACCTGAAGATTGTCGACCTCTCTGCCGATTTTCGCCTGCGCGACCCGGAGGATTACGCCAAATGGTACGGCAACAAACACGCGGCTGTCGATGTGCAGAAAGAGGCGGTGTATGGGCTCACCGAATTCTACCGCGCGGAAATCGCCGCCGCGCGTCTGGTGGCGGGAACGGGCTGCAACGCGGCCACGGGGCAGTTTGCCCTGCGCCCCCTGATTGCGGCGGGGGTGATTGATCTGGATGACATCATCCTCGACCTGAAATGCGCCGTCTCCGGTGCGGGGCGCTCGCTCAAGGAAAACCTGCTGCATGCGGAATTGAGCGAGGGCTATCACGCCTATGCGCTTGGCAGCACGCACCGGCATCTGGGCGAATTCGATCAGGAATTCTCGGCCATTGCCGGGCGGTCCGTGCAGGTGCAATTCACCCCGCATCTGGTGCCCGCAAACCGCGGCATCTTGGCAACCTGCTATGTTAAAGGCGACGCGCAGGCGATTTATGAGACGCTGCAAAACGCTTATGCAGATGAGCCCTTTATCGAGGTTCTCCCCTTCGGCGAAGCGCCCAGCACCCGGCATGTGCGCGGCTCGAACTTCTGCCATATCGGCGTGGTCGCTGACCGTCAGACCGGGCGGGCGACAGTGGTCGCGGCGCTCGATAACCTGACCAAAGGCTCCAGCGGCCAGGCGTTGCAGAACGCGAACCTGATGCTCGGCCTGCCGGAAACCGAGGGGCTGATGATGGCCCCGCTGTTCCCATGA